The Castanea sativa cultivar Marrone di Chiusa Pesio chromosome 11, ASM4071231v1 genome contains a region encoding:
- the LOC142617720 gene encoding uncharacterized protein LOC142617720, translated as MGKKRDRRVTPSSNKGGEQRVELGDSASSNRRLAIIFVLFFVVSPAISVLVYRIKYATTTNPTDSYVFQRGLVKANVDFQEILAENSKVSENTSHRHYTYPVLAYITPWNSKGYEIAKRFNSKFTHLSPVWYDLKSQGTGLILEGRHNADVGWISELRRSGDAWVLPRVVLEALPAELLTRKKQRDKAIKLIVTECKDMGYDGIVLEAWSRWAAYGILHDPEMRNSALQFIKQLGHALHSFSSARNDKQQLQLVFVISPPHSDKLQKHDFGPEDLQSLSNAVDGFSLMTYDFSSPQNPGPNAPLKWIHSTLQLILRPTGNSAQGPAHKIFLGINFYGNDFVLAGGSGGGAITGRDYLSLLEKHRPLLQWEKKSGEHLFFYSNDDNIKHAVFYPSLLSISMRLEEARSWGCGISIWEIGQGLDYFFDLL; from the exons ATGGGTAAGAAGCGAGACCGCCGAGTCACACCGAGTTCGAATAAAGGAGGAGAGCAGCGAGTCGAACTCGGCGACTCGGCCTCATCGAATCGCAGGCTCGCCATTATCTTCGTCCTCTTCTTCGTCGTATCTCCTGCCATTTCCGTACTCGTATACCGTATAAAATACGCCACGACCACTAACCCTACGGACTCCTACGTATTCCAACGAGGCCTCGTTAAAGCCAACGTCGATTTCCAAGAAATCCTCGCT GAGAATTCAAAGGTCTCAGAGAACACGTCGCACCGGCATTATACGTATCCTGTACTGGCTTACATTACTCCATG GAACTCTAAGGGCTATGAAATAGCAAAAAGGTTTAATTCCAAGTTTACACATTTATCACCTGTCTGGTATGATTTGAAGAG CCAAGGGACCGGCTTAATACTTGAGGGGAGACATAATGCTGATGTAGGATGGATCTCAGAGCTTAGAAGGTCAGGAGATGCTTGG GTTTTACCCAGAGTTGTTCTGGAAGCATTACCTGCAGAATTGCTTACAAGGAAGAAGCAAAGGGATAAAGCTATTAAACTTATTGTGACAGAGTGCAA GGATATGGGATATGATGGTATTGTGCTAGAAGCTTGGTCAAGGTGGGCAGCTTATGGTATCTTGCATGATCCAGAAATGCGTAATTCG GCACTACAGTTCATAAAACAGCTTGGACATGCACTACATTCTTTCAGCTCAGCAAGGAATGATAAACAACAGTTGCAGTTGGTCTTTGTTATAAGTCCACCACATTCAGACAAGCTCCAAAAGCATGATTTTGGCCCAGAAGATCTTCAGAGCTTGAGCAATGCTGTAGATGGATTCTCACTAATGACCTATGACTTTTCAAGTCCTCAAAATCCAGGTCCTAATGCACCTCTGAAGTGGATTCATTCCACACTACAGCTAATCCTTCGACCCACTGGCAATAGTGCTCAGGGCCCTGCCCACAAGATATTTCTTGGCATCAATTTCTATGGAAATGATTTTGTCCTAGCAGGAG GGTCGGGTGGTGGAGCTATTACTGGCAGGGATTACCTCTCATTGTTGGAGAAGCACAGGCCTTTGTTGCAGTGGGAAAAGAAGAGTGGGGAGCATTTGTTCTTTTATTCCAATGATGACAATATCAAGCATGCAGTTTTCTATCCATCATTATTGTCAATTTCCATGCGACTTGAGGAAGCTCGTTCATGGGGATGTGGCATATCGATTTGGGAAATTGGACAAGGTCTGGATTACTTTTTTGATCTTCTGTAA
- the LOC142617719 gene encoding uncharacterized protein LOC142617719 → MASLQPSWFSSLNTISPSKPTFFPSTNLNKSNSFKPFKLSSSTNQSNAESSEPTSPNSTETTPEPEPASVDPVKLAFEKAKSYKKSLQSKPVSKIEQNPVEVSGGSTVNENGEGEGVGGGTKEVPVSVKVAMEKAKEYKMNKGIVSGGKSGGEGDTISGLKRGNGGNLGNEVAEKTVNKKGELSISNIDFMGLEFADKKRSRGLPPGLAPVVDPFPEGDLPEVEIIVGDTRNFEDTTSFKPELTHEDDSNLYKPKVSSWGVFPRPNNISKTFGGGRVIRPGEVLETAEEKTAKETRTRQLLAAYRSEMGLDIDPKLKSECEEALKDGDSLMNIGKLKEALPYYEKVMDKLTFKSDLHGLAAIQWSICQDSLSRSNEARLMYEKLQSHPNAQVNKKARQFVFSFQAMEMMKVTTSSPFYLKNTGYQNFFEAFVENKSNYPLKEAEIEEGSLNQVLPYIIFLLSPIIAILLIAIQKRI, encoded by the exons ATGGCTTCTCTTCAACCTTCTTGGTTTTCTTCCCTCAACACCATCTCTCCTTCAAAACCCACTTTCTTTCCATCCACAAACCTCAACAAATCCAATTCATTCAAACCATTCAAGCTCTCATCCTCTACAAACCAATCCAATGCTGAATCTTCAGAACCCACATCACCAAATTCGACAGAAACAACTCCAGAACCAGAACCAGCTTCTGTTGACCCTGTGAAGCTCGCATTCGAAAAGGCCAAGTCGTATAAGAAGTCATTGCAATCCAAACCAGTTTCGAAAATTGAGCAGAACCCAGTTGAGGTTTCTGGTGGAAGTACCGTAAATGAGAACGGTGAAGGTGAAGGTGTTGGTGGTGGCACTAAGGAAGTGCCAGTTTCGGTTAAGGTTGCAATGGAAAAGGCCAAAGAGTACAAAATGAATAAAGGGATTGTGAGTGGTGGCAAGAGTGGTGGAGAGGGTGACACAATTTCAG GACTGAAGAGAGGAAATGGGGGTAATCTGGGAAATGAGGTTGCGGAGAAAACAGTTAATAAGAAGGGGGAGCTGTCTATTTCGAACATTGATTTTATGGGACTTGAATTTGCGGATAAGAAGAGGAGCAGGGGATTGCCACCTGGGCTGGCTCCTGTTGTAGACCCTTTCCCAGAAGGGGACTTGCCTGAGGTGGAGATTATTGTTGGGGATACCAGAAATTTTGAAGACACAACCTCATTTAAGCCTGAGCTGACTCATGAAGATGATTCTAATCTTTACAAGCCAAAGGTTTCTTCATGGGGAGTCTTTCCTAGACCCAACAATATCTCAAAAACG TTTGGTGGTGGAAGAGTTATACGCCCTGGGGAGGTGCTTGAAACAGCGGAAGAGAAAACTGCTAAAGAAACACGTACAAGACAGTTACTTGCTGCCTACAGGAGTGAAATGGGCTTAGACATTGATCCAAAGTTAAAATCTGAATGTGAAGAG GCATTGAAGGATGGGGACTCATTAATGAATATTGGAAAGCTTAAGGAAGCATTGCCCTATTATGAAAAGGTTATGGATAAGTTAACATTCAAG AGTGACCTTCATGGGTTAGCTGCGATACAATGGTCTATTTGTCAAGACTCGCTCAGTAG GTCGAATGAGGCCCGATTAATGTATGAAAAGCTTCAGTCCCACCCAAATGCTCAAGTAAACAAGAAAGCAAGACAATTCGTGTTCAGCTTTCAG GCCATGGAGATGATGAAGGTCACAACGAGCAGTCCTTTTTATCTAAAGAACACAGGTTACCAGAATTTTTTTGAAGCGTTTGTTGAAAATAAATCCAACTACCCACTTAAAGAAGCTGAGATTGAAGAGGGTTCTCTGAATCAAGTTCTcccatatattatttttctgcTTTCTCCCATTATTGCCATATTGCTCATTGCCATACAAAAGAGGATATAA
- the LOC142617722 gene encoding (+)-borneol dehydrogenase 2-like — translation MSTANFGESSLPSQRLLGKVALVTGGATGIGESVVRLFRKHGAKVCIVDVQDKLGQDVSDTLGGEPNTCYFHCDVSKEDDVCRAVDFTVNKFGTLDIMVNNAGLSGSPCSDIRNADISEFEKIFDINVKGVFLGMKHAARIMIPLKKGSIISLCSVASVIGGLGPHPYTGSKHAVLGLTKNVAAELGLHGIRVNCVSPYAVATGLALAHLPEDERTEDAMAGFRDFVGKNGNLQGVELTVDDVANSVLFLASDEARYVSGANLMVDGGFTCTNHLLRVFR, via the coding sequence ATTACTGGGGAAAGTGGCATTGGTCACTGGTGGAGCCACTGGTATTGGAGAGAGTGTTGTGCGCCTATTTCGTAAACATGGTGCAAAGGTTTGTATAGTTGATGTGCAGGACAAGCTTGGCCAGGATGTCAGCGATACCCTTGGTGGTGAACCAAACACTTGTTATTTCCATTGTGATGTCTCTAAAGAAGATGATGTTTGCCGTGCAGTTGACTTCACAGTCAATAAATTTGGTACACTCGACATCATGGTCAACAATGCTGGCTTGTCGGGTTCACCATGTTCTGATATCCGCAATGCAGACATTTCAGAGTTTGAGAAGATATTTGATATAAACGTGAAGGGAGTCTTTCTCGGGATGAAACATGCAGCTCGTATTATGATCCCATTAAAGAAGGGCTCAATAATTTCTCTATGCAGTGTTGCAAGTGTCATCGGGGGCCTAGGCCCTCATCCCTATACAGGGTCTAAGCATGCCGTGTTAGGACTAACCAAGAATGTTGCGGCTGAGCTGGGGCTACATGGGATACGTGTCAACTGTGTTTCTCCTTATGCAGTTGCGACAGGCTTGGCTTTAGCTCACTTGCCTGAGGATGAGAGAACTGAGGACGCCATGGCAGGTTTTCGTGATTTTGTTGGGAAGAATGGTAACTTGCAGGGGGTGGAATTGACTGTTGACGATGTGGCTAATTCTGTGCTGTTCTTAGCAAGTGATGAAGCACGGTATGTAAGTGGGGCTAATCTCATGGTTGATGGTGGCTTCACTTGCACAAATCACTTACTACGGGTCTTTAGATGA